The following DNA comes from Microcella sp..
CAGCGCAGTTCGGCGTCGAGCTCGAGCGTCGCGGGCCGGGTCGAGGGGTGCCACGTCGCCAGCAGGTAGTCGGCATCGCCGAGGGCGAAGGCGCTGAAGCGCGAGCGCATGAGCTGCTCGGCCGTCGGTGCGTCAGCGTCACCCCGGTGGAGGGGTTCGCAGCACTCGGCATAGGGGAGCCCGCTGAGACACGGGCAGCGCGTCGCCATGCGTCAGGACCGCAGCACCTTCTCCATCGCCTTGCCTTTCGCGAGCTCGTCGACGAGCTTGTCGAGGTAGCGCACCTGCTGCATGAGCGGCTCTTCGATCTCTTCAACCCGCACGCCGCAAATGACGCCCGTGATGAGCGAAGCGTTCTGGTGGAGGTTCGAGCGCTCGAAGAAGTCGGCGAACGTCGTCTGATCGGCGACGTGCTGGGCGATCGCCTCGGTGTCGAACCCGGTCAGCCAGGTGATG
Coding sequences within:
- a CDS encoding YchJ family protein; translation: MATRCPCLSGLPYAECCEPLHRGDADAPTAEQLMRSRFSAFALGDADYLLATWHPSTRPATLELDAELRWYRLDIIDRSAGGPLDTHGEVEFEAFWRSPGDRGSQRERSAFVRDGGRWFYVAEA
- a CDS encoding DUF2200 domain-containing protein translates to MATAPATLERVARMSFGQVYPLYITKLERKGRTKAELDEVITWLTGFDTEAIAQHVADQTTFADFFERSNLHQNASLITGVICGVRVEEIEEPLMQQVRYLDKLVDELAKGKAMEKVLRS